Within the Streptomyces vilmorinianum genome, the region CGGCCTCCGTGGCCTCCATGGCCTCCGCGGCCTCCGTGGCCTCCATGGCCTCCGAGGACGGCCCTCCGAGCACACCCCGCCACACCTCACCCCAGGAGTGCACCATGCCCGACACCCTCCGCCCGAAGGAACTCCCCCCGGCCCCACCCGCCCCACCGCGCCCCGGCGCGCTCCGCAGCTCCCTCGACGTCGAGCCGCTGACCTGCACCATCGGAGCCGAGGTCTCCGGCGTGAGCCTCGCCGACGCCGCTCGTGACGACGACCTCTTCGCCGAGATCAAGAGCCTGCTCCTGCAGTACAAGGTCCTTTTCCTGCGCGACCAGGACATCACCCGCGCCGACCACATCGCCTTCGCCGAACGCTTCGGCGCGCTGGAGGACCACCCGGTGGCCGGCAGCGACCCGGACCACCCTGGCCTCGTCCGTATCTACAAGGACCTGGACAGCGCGCCCGAGCACTACGAGAACGCGCTCCACACCGACGGCACCTGGCGCGAGAACCCGTCCATGGGAGCCGTACTCCGCTGCGTCGAGTCTCCCCCCGTGGGCGGCGACACGATCTGGGTCAACATGACCGAGGCCTACCGCCGCCTCCCGGAGCACATCAGGGCGCAGATCCAGGACCTGCGCGCCCGGCACAGCATCGAGGCGACCTTCGGCGCGGTCATGCCCGAGGATCAGCGTCACGCGCTCAAGGCGCGGTTCCCTGACGCGGAGCACCCGGTGGTGCGCACCCACCCGGAGACCGGCGAGCAGATCCTCTTCGTCAACGCCTTCACCACGCACTTCGTCAACTACCACACGCCCGCGAACGTGCGCTTCGGCCAGGACTACGCACCGGGCGCGAGCCACCTGCTGAACTACCTGATCAGCCAGGCCGCGGTCCCCGAGTACCAGGTCCGCTGGCGCTGGCGGAAGAACAGCGTCGCCATCTGGGACAACCGCTCCACCCAGCACTACGCCGTCCAGGACTACTGGCCCGGCGTCCGCAGGATGGAGCGCGCCGGGATCGTCGGCGACCGGCCCTTCTGACCTTCTCCCTCCATCTCCCTCCATCCGAAGTTCCCTTTCCAGCAAGAGCAGTTGAGGTGATGACAATGGGGTTTCTCACCACTGCGGAATCCGCTCCGGGGAGAACCGGCTCCGGTTCCGGTTCCGGCTCCTCCGAGTGGCCCGTCTCCCGGCGCTACGCCTGGGTGGTCTTTGCACTGAGTTTCGGACTCCTGCTCTCGGACTACATGTCCCGGCAGGTGCTCAACGCCGTCTTCCCGATGCTGAAGGCCGAATGGCTGCTCTCCGACGCCCGGCTGGGCTCCCTCAGCGGCATCGTGGCACTGATGGTCGGTCTGCTCACGTTCCCCCTCTCGCTGCTGGCCGACCGATGGGGGAGGGTGAAGTCCCTGGTCCTCGCGGCGACGATGTGGAGCCTGGCGACCCTTGGCTGCGCGGTGGCGGCGACCTACGGCCAGATGTTCATCGGCCGGCTCCTGGTCGGTGTCGGTGAGGCCGCGTACGGCAGTGTCGGCATCGCCGTGGTCCTGAGCGTCTTCCCGCGGGCCCTGCGGGCGACCCTCTCCGGGGCCTTCATCGCCGGCGGGGCCTTCGGCTCGGTCCTGGGCATATCCATCGGCGGTGCCGTGGCCCAGGCGTACGGCTGGCGCTGGGCGTTCGGCGTGATGGGCGTCTTCGGCCTCGTGCTCGCCGGCATCTACGCGATCGTGGTCACCGAGAAGCGCCTGTCTCCCGGATCGGGCCCCGCCCCCGCGCCGGGCACGGCGGACGCCGGGACGCGCGGCGAGCTCCGAGCACTTCTGCCGAAGCTGTTCTCCTCCGTCTCGGTGATCAGTGCCTACGTCGGCAGCGGTCTGCAGCTGTTCATCGCGGGCGCGCTCATCGCCTGGCTGCCCAGCTACTTCAACCGCTCCTACGACATGCCGACCGCGAAGGCCGGCGCGACCGCGGGCCTCTTCGCTCTGGTGATCGGTGTCGGCATGATCGTCGGCGGCATCGTCTCGGACCGGATCAGCCGGCGCGCCCCGATCCGCAAGTGGGCCGTCGCCATCGGCTGCAGCGTGGGCTCCCTCGTGCTGCTGATGACCGCGTTCCGTCTTCCGGCCGGCCCGGCGCAACTGCTGGTGCTGGGGCTCGGAACCCTGCTGTGCGCCGGAACGGCCGGGCCGGGGGCCGCCATGGTGGCGAACCTGACGCCCGCGGCCATCGCCGCGACGGCGTTCGCCACGCTCACGCTGGCCCAGAGCCTGCTCGGACTGGCCCCCGGCCCGGCGGTCACGGGGATGCTCGCGGACCGGTTCGGTCTGCTCGGCGCGCTCCAGCTCGTCCCGCTCGTGGCCATCGCGGCCACCGCGGCCTTCCTGATCGGCCGCAGCCGGTACGAGCACGATCTCCGCCGCCTCACCGCACCCATCACACCTGGCGCACCGGGCGCTCCCGGCGACACGGTGGAGCCCAAGGAACCGGAGCCGGCTTCATGACAGGCGACGCGGAGTCGACGATCGTGATCGTTCCCGGCATGCGGGAACACGTCGAGGACCACTGGCAGACCATTCTGGCCGAGCGGCTCGGCCATGCGGGCCGCACCGTCCGCGTCGTTCCACCGCTCGTGCGCGACCGGCTCAGCCGCGACGCCCAGGTCGCCAACGTGGTCGACGTGATGGCGCGGATCACCGGGCCGGTCGTCATCGTCGCCCACAGCGCGGGCGTCTTGACCACGGTGCACTGGGCCCAGTGCCACGACGCGGACGTCCGGGGCACGGACGTCCGGGGCGCCCTGCTGGCCGTACCCCCGGACTTCGAGACGCCGCTGCCGGACGGCTACCCCGCTCCCGACGAGCTGGCAACGCACGGATGGACACCGGTGCCACGGAAGCCGCTGCCCTTCCCCAGCATCGTCGCGGCCAGTTCGGACGATCCGCTGGGATCCCTGGGGCGCGTCGCCGAGCTCGCCCGGGACTGGGGAAGCCGTCTCGTGGAGATCGGCCCCGTCGGACACCTCAACCCCGCCTCCGGGCACGGTCCGTGGCCCCAGTCCGAGGCACTCGTCGAGGCGCTCGAACTGGGCTGGTGCCATACGACGGCGCCACGGCCCGCTTCGTAGTCCCGAGGTTCCGAGGTTCCGAAGTCCCGTAGCCCGTAGCCCGTAGCCCGTAGCCCGTAGTCCGTAGTCCCGTAGCACTCCCGTCCACCGCGCGCTGCCCCGGAAAGGCGACGATGAACACTGACACCGACCTGTTGTGGTCACCCGGTCGCCGCGAGCTCGAGGACTCCAACGTCGCGGTCTTCATGGAATGGCTGGGAGAGGTCCGGGGGCTGTGCTTCACCGACTACGCCGAGCTGTGGCGGTGGAGCTCCACCGACCTGCCCGGATTCTGGTCGGCGGTATGGGAGTTCTACGGGCTCGACGCCGTCACCGCCTACGACGAGGTACTGGGCGACGCATCGATGCCGGGAGCCTCCTGGTTCCCCGGCGCCCGGCTGAACTTCGCCGAGCGGTGCTTCGCCCAGGCCACCGACGTACGTCCCGCGCTGGTCGCCGTGGCCGAGGGCGGCACACCCGTCGAGATCTCGTGGGAGCAGCTGCGCCGCGAGGTCGCGGACGTCGCCGCGGCCCTGCGGCGGATGGGGGTGGGGCCCGGTGACTGTGTCGCCGGGTATCTGACCAACATCCCGCAGGCGGTGGTGGCTCTGCTGGCCACCGCCGCCGTCGGCGGCGTGTGGACGGCCTGTTCGCCGGACTTCGGCACTCCCAGCGTCCTCGCCAGGCTGGGACAGGCCCGTCCCACGGTCCTCGTGGCGGCGGACGGGTACCGCTACGGGGGCAAGGAGTACGACCGGCGCCCCACGGTCGCCGAACTCCTGGACGGACTTCCCACCGTCCGTCACCTTCTCACCGTGGATCATCTGTTCCCGGCGCCGACCGATGCCCGGTCCACCCGGCCGGATGTCGAGCAGCACGTCTGGTCGACGCTGCCGGCGGCCGGTGAGGCGCTCGTCTCCGCCGACGTGCCCTTCGACCATCCGCTGTGGATCCTGTGGTCGTCCGGGACCACAGGGGTTCCCAAGGGGATCGTGCAAGGCCACGGCGGCATCGTCGTGGAACTCCTCAAGGCGCTCGGCCTGGGCGCCGACCTGCGCCCCGAGGACCGGTACCTGTTCATCACCTCCACGAGCTGGATGGTGTGGAACTTCCTCGTCGGTGGCCTGCTGCACGGGAGCACGATCGTCCTCTACGACGGCAGTCCCACGTTCCCCGATGTGGGCGGCGCCTGGCGGATCGCCGAACGGACGCGGGCGACCATGGTCGGGGTCGGGGCGGCCTACCTCGCGGCCGTGGAGAAGTCGGGCACCCATCCCGCCGCCGAGTTCGACCTCCGTCCGCTGCGTTCCGTCCTTCAGACCGGATCCGCCATGGCGCCGAGCACCTGGCGCTGGGTCCACGACCGGCTCGCGCCCGGTGTCTGGGTGCAGTCCATCTGCGGCGGCACCGACATCTGCTCCGTACTCGCCGGCGGCTCCGCACTGCTTCCGGTCCGGACGGGCCGGATCCAGTGCCCCGCACTGGGCGTCGCGCTGGCGGCATGGGACGACTCGGGGCAGCCGTCGACCGGCGCGCGGGGCGAGCTGGTGGTGACCGCCCCGCTGCCGTCCATGCCCCTGTACTTCGTCGACGACGTCGATGGCCGGCGCTACCGCGCCAGTTACTTCGACACCTACCCCGGGGTGTGGCGGCACGGTGACTGGGTCACCGTCGATCCGGACCTGTCGGTCGTCGTGTCCGGCCGCTCGGACTCCACGCTCAATCGCATGGGCGTACGCATGGGCTCCGCCGACATCTACGCCGTCGTGGAGCAGTTCCCGGAGATCGCCGACAGCCTCGTCGTCGGCGTCGAGCAGGAGGACGGCGGGTACTTCATGCCGCTGTTCGTCGTCACCACCGGGGGAACGGCACTCGACGACGGGCTGCGGGAACGGATCACCACGGCCATCAAGCGCCGGCTGTCCCCGCGCCACGTGCCCGATGTGATCCTGCCGGTTCCCGCCGTACCGCGCACGCTGACCGGCAAGAAGCTCGAGGTGCCCGTCAAGCGCCTCCTGCAGGGGGCACGCGTCGCCGACGTCAGCAGCGAGGGTGCCGTCACCCACTTCGAGATGCTGCGCTGGTTCGCCGCCTTCGCGGCACGCAGGGCCGAGGACGCGGGGACGTGAGCTCTCGCCGCCGGCGGCTCGGTCCGCGGCTCGCGTACCGGAGTCGCTGTCCAGGCCGACCGCGGCCCTGGGTGAGGCCCTACGTGATGCCCTAGGCGAGGCCCCAGGTGAGGCCCTATGGTGTGCGCTCCCCCGGGCCCCCATGATGGACACACGGCACGCCCGCCGAGTGGAGGACGCGTATGGATCCCCTGTCCCTTGCCATTGCCGGGGCCCTCGCGGCCGGTGTTGCCACCGGGGCGGGTGAATCCGCTGGGGCCGGCCTTCCCGCGCTGTTTCGGCGGATCAGGGAGCGTTTCGCGGGCCGCACGGACGTGGACGAGTCGGAGACACGGCTCGCGACCGCCCTGGACGAGGAGTTCACGCGCGATCCGTCCTTCCGGCAGGAGTGCCAGTCGCTCTGGAATCAGGCGGCGGCTGACGGCGTCGCCAACTCCTTTCACGGTCACGCCAAGAACGTGGTGCAGGTTCGTGACATCCACGGCGGCCTGACAATGGAGTGACGCCGTTCGTCACTCCCCGTGCACGACAGGGAGGTCCATGTCCGCGGTGATCGCCCAGCGCTCGTGGTCGCACCACTCTCCAGCGATCTTGATGAATCCGGGGGAAAGACCCTCCCTCCGGAAGCCGAGCCGTTGGACGAGTTTCAGGGATGCCGTGTTGCCCGGCTGAATGTCGGCTTCCAGTCGGTTC harbors:
- a CDS encoding acetoacetate--CoA ligase, whose amino-acid sequence is MNTDTDLLWSPGRRELEDSNVAVFMEWLGEVRGLCFTDYAELWRWSSTDLPGFWSAVWEFYGLDAVTAYDEVLGDASMPGASWFPGARLNFAERCFAQATDVRPALVAVAEGGTPVEISWEQLRREVADVAAALRRMGVGPGDCVAGYLTNIPQAVVALLATAAVGGVWTACSPDFGTPSVLARLGQARPTVLVAADGYRYGGKEYDRRPTVAELLDGLPTVRHLLTVDHLFPAPTDARSTRPDVEQHVWSTLPAAGEALVSADVPFDHPLWILWSSGTTGVPKGIVQGHGGIVVELLKALGLGADLRPEDRYLFITSTSWMVWNFLVGGLLHGSTIVLYDGSPTFPDVGGAWRIAERTRATMVGVGAAYLAAVEKSGTHPAAEFDLRPLRSVLQTGSAMAPSTWRWVHDRLAPGVWVQSICGGTDICSVLAGGSALLPVRTGRIQCPALGVALAAWDDSGQPSTGARGELVVTAPLPSMPLYFVDDVDGRRYRASYFDTYPGVWRHGDWVTVDPDLSVVVSGRSDSTLNRMGVRMGSADIYAVVEQFPEIADSLVVGVEQEDGGYFMPLFVVTTGGTALDDGLRERITTAIKRRLSPRHVPDVILPVPAVPRTLTGKKLEVPVKRLLQGARVADVSSEGAVTHFEMLRWFAAFAARRAEDAGT
- a CDS encoding RBBP9/YdeN family alpha/beta hydrolase, whose amino-acid sequence is MTGDAESTIVIVPGMREHVEDHWQTILAERLGHAGRTVRVVPPLVRDRLSRDAQVANVVDVMARITGPVVIVAHSAGVLTTVHWAQCHDADVRGTDVRGALLAVPPDFETPLPDGYPAPDELATHGWTPVPRKPLPFPSIVAASSDDPLGSLGRVAELARDWGSRLVEIGPVGHLNPASGHGPWPQSEALVEALELGWCHTTAPRPAS
- a CDS encoding MFS transporter, whose product is MGFLTTAESAPGRTGSGSGSGSSEWPVSRRYAWVVFALSFGLLLSDYMSRQVLNAVFPMLKAEWLLSDARLGSLSGIVALMVGLLTFPLSLLADRWGRVKSLVLAATMWSLATLGCAVAATYGQMFIGRLLVGVGEAAYGSVGIAVVLSVFPRALRATLSGAFIAGGAFGSVLGISIGGAVAQAYGWRWAFGVMGVFGLVLAGIYAIVVTEKRLSPGSGPAPAPGTADAGTRGELRALLPKLFSSVSVISAYVGSGLQLFIAGALIAWLPSYFNRSYDMPTAKAGATAGLFALVIGVGMIVGGIVSDRISRRAPIRKWAVAIGCSVGSLVLLMTAFRLPAGPAQLLVLGLGTLLCAGTAGPGAAMVANLTPAAIAATAFATLTLAQSLLGLAPGPAVTGMLADRFGLLGALQLVPLVAIAATAAFLIGRSRYEHDLRRLTAPITPGAPGAPGDTVEPKEPEPAS
- a CDS encoding TauD/TfdA dioxygenase family protein; its protein translation is MASAASVASMASAASVASMASEDGPPSTPRHTSPQECTMPDTLRPKELPPAPPAPPRPGALRSSLDVEPLTCTIGAEVSGVSLADAARDDDLFAEIKSLLLQYKVLFLRDQDITRADHIAFAERFGALEDHPVAGSDPDHPGLVRIYKDLDSAPEHYENALHTDGTWRENPSMGAVLRCVESPPVGGDTIWVNMTEAYRRLPEHIRAQIQDLRARHSIEATFGAVMPEDQRHALKARFPDAEHPVVRTHPETGEQILFVNAFTTHFVNYHTPANVRFGQDYAPGASHLLNYLISQAAVPEYQVRWRWRKNSVAIWDNRSTQHYAVQDYWPGVRRMERAGIVGDRPF